One stretch of Nocardia mangyaensis DNA includes these proteins:
- a CDS encoding vitamin K epoxide reductase family protein encodes MITASARSAWLLLIAGLAGWLASFTLTVERFKLFVDPDYVTSCSINSVLSCGSIMTTDQAAVFGFPNPLIGVVGFSVVVTLAVLAVVAVGFPRWVWGGLWLGTVLGMAGLCWLIFQSLYRINALCPYCMVVWAAVPVLFAVTTQETWGRARGVMGILAEWRWTLVVVFYAVVLLLVFLKFQDYWLSLV; translated from the coding sequence GTGATCACCGCCTCCGCCCGCTCGGCCTGGCTGCTGTTGATCGCCGGGCTGGCGGGTTGGTTGGCGTCGTTCACCCTCACCGTCGAACGGTTCAAGCTGTTCGTCGACCCCGACTACGTGACCTCGTGCAGCATCAACTCGGTGCTCTCGTGTGGCTCGATCATGACGACCGACCAGGCCGCGGTATTCGGGTTCCCCAATCCGCTGATCGGTGTCGTCGGCTTCTCGGTCGTCGTGACGCTGGCAGTACTCGCCGTGGTCGCGGTCGGTTTCCCGCGCTGGGTCTGGGGCGGGTTGTGGCTGGGCACGGTGCTCGGGATGGCCGGGCTGTGCTGGCTGATCTTCCAGAGCCTGTACCGGATCAACGCGCTGTGCCCGTACTGCATGGTGGTGTGGGCGGCGGTGCCGGTGCTGTTCGCGGTGACCACCCAGGAGACCTGGGGTCGCGCGCGCGGGGTGATGGGCATCCTGGCCGAATGGCGCTGGACCCTGGTCGTGGTGTTCTACGCGGTGGTGCTGCTGCTGGTGTTCCTGAAGTTCCAGGACTACTGGCTGAGCCTGGTCTAA